DNA sequence from the Thalassotalea sp. 273M-4 genome:
AAATGCGAAAAAGGGCTAAACAGCCCTAAATTTTAACAGGTAAATCTTGTTGGGTCACAACATATTTATTGATCACAAGGCCAAGAAAATGGCTTTTTCTTCGATCCTTTAACCCATTTTAGTCGTTACCTGAAAGCTTGAACGTATTTGTTTGTCAATCGCGGCGAGCACATCGGTACGACATATTGTGCCAAGCAAAGAACCGTCATCGGCAACAACCGGGTAGACTTTGGGTTTTGCTTTTACCATGTCTTGCGCTATTTCAACAATGCTTGTGTATGGTTTTACCGACAACACATCTGTTCGCATCAGTTCAGCCACACTGCATATATGTTCAGAGTAGTAACTGGTTTCAAGCATTTTTTCCAGAATATCAGATTCCGATAAAAAACCGACAAGTTTGCCATGTTCGTTAACCACTGGACCACCTAATTCGTGACTTTTGGTTAATAGTTCAGAAGCATCTTCAAT
Encoded proteins:
- a CDS encoding CBS domain-containing protein encodes the protein MQSLKVKDYLNTHPVTFKPNMPIEDASELLTKSHELGGPVVNEHGKLVGFLSESDILEKMLETSYYSEHICSVAELMRTDVLSVKPYTSIVEIAQDMVKAKPKVYPVVADDGSLLGTICRTDVLAAIDKQIRSSFQVTTKMG